One genomic segment of Streptomyces sp. TLI_146 includes these proteins:
- a CDS encoding MAB_1171c family putative transporter, translating to MNTVYGFLAWTCAVGGLAAFAYRLPDLLRRKHDPALWALCTYFLCSGISFLVDLDALRVHISALFGRPNVTSLIVQVAVVVLTAAQQVVLVYWSCPPEEARLRARRRVLFFGVALCVLVAASIAVSPVTKSKTATSTILLSIQHGEYALYMSFYLVICAIGQFETVRLSLRFTKMANRQWLKVGMRTVTLGASLILVYCVTRSIQIAGTRLHFDGSALDPVQWSCGSIGALLQITGWTIPSWGIHITRALGWLRSYRSYLRLRPLWWALYQASPDIALDPPRSWPRDLIPPRDLHYSLYRRVIEIRDGQLTLRTSLSLADFAREARSLDLPEDPTSPLGEALQVRAVLSRPPEERAEQADASDIPARPPYEDFRDEVEWLTEVASSFTALAQGRSPRAEPRVTT from the coding sequence ATGAACACTGTCTACGGATTCCTGGCGTGGACCTGCGCCGTCGGCGGCCTCGCGGCGTTCGCGTACCGGCTGCCTGATCTGCTGCGCAGAAAGCACGACCCGGCCCTGTGGGCGCTGTGCACCTATTTCCTCTGCTCCGGGATCAGCTTCCTGGTCGATCTGGACGCGTTGCGGGTGCACATCTCGGCCCTCTTCGGCCGCCCCAACGTCACCTCGCTCATCGTGCAGGTGGCGGTGGTCGTGCTCACCGCGGCACAGCAGGTCGTGCTCGTGTACTGGTCGTGCCCGCCCGAAGAGGCGCGGCTCCGGGCCCGGCGCCGGGTGCTGTTCTTCGGTGTCGCGCTCTGCGTACTGGTGGCCGCGTCCATCGCGGTGAGCCCCGTGACAAAGTCCAAAACGGCGACCTCGACGATCCTGCTCAGTATTCAGCACGGCGAATACGCGCTGTACATGTCGTTCTATTTGGTGATTTGCGCGATCGGCCAATTCGAGACCGTCCGGCTTTCCCTGCGGTTCACCAAGATGGCCAACCGGCAATGGCTCAAGGTCGGCATGCGGACGGTGACGCTCGGCGCGAGCCTGATCCTGGTCTACTGCGTCACGCGCAGCATCCAGATCGCCGGCACCCGGCTGCACTTCGACGGCTCCGCCCTCGACCCCGTGCAGTGGTCGTGCGGCAGCATCGGGGCCCTGCTCCAGATCACCGGCTGGACCATCCCGTCCTGGGGCATCCACATCACCCGCGCGCTCGGCTGGCTGCGCAGCTACCGCTCGTACCTGCGGCTGCGACCGCTGTGGTGGGCGCTGTACCAGGCGTCCCCGGACATCGCGCTCGACCCGCCGCGGTCCTGGCCGCGCGACCTCATCCCGCCCCGCGATCTGCACTACAGCCTCTACCGCCGCGTCATCGAGATCCGCGACGGCCAGCTGACCCTGCGCACCTCGCTCTCGCTCGCCGACTTCGCGCGCGAGGCCCGCTCCCTGGACCTGCCCGAGGACCCCACCTCGCCGCTCGGCGAGGCGCTCCAGGTGCGGGCCGTGCTGAGCCGTCCGCCCGAGGAGCGGGCCGAGCAGGCCGACGCCTCCGACATCCCGGCGCGCCCGCCGTACGAGGACTTCCGCGACGAGGTGGAGTGGCTGACCGAGGTGGCCTCCTCGTTCACCGCGCTCGCCCAGGGCCGCTCCCCGCGCGCCGAGCCCCGGGTCACCACGTGA
- a CDS encoding NHLP bacteriocin export ABC transporter permease/ATPase subunit, translating into MTSVHGFAEPGALGHDPVLAALGGLGQEVDCTGLRGFSLEGPQVLWLVVGGALDLFAVDAAAQGHWHFLGRLEPGTLLLGPVEGPQHTLVGRPLRECVLRRIPLRELYRSAYADAMAYENGYGSHYDTGDAALSLLEHAFSLGVGRGQRVLFEAPLDGRTTLDEPVADDDVLWLPVSPGSVQYGAAFSAEAAGDLLVDGALWQGMVNRQHRLLAALDRWIEHMERAHEDRTAAGIKAGEAVRDEADRALLTSIGRPGRTPSRTAGASDDATYAVCSLVARAAGITLTEPSRSGAVSERIDPVEQVAVASRIRTRPVRLDGSWWSENAGPLVGHRAGGTPVALLWRRGGYEAVNPATGRRTRVGAANAEEFEQRAVMFYRPLPDTPLSKWGLLRFGLRGTRADLRNLVLAGLVTVGLGALVPLATGQVLGVYVPRAETSLIAQVSLAIIVSGVVSAAFSLLQNLTLLRMEGRIESTLQPAVWDRLLRLPTKFFAERSTGELASAAMGVSAIRRVLSGLTPVVVQAGTVGAMNLVLLLCFSVPLALAALGMLTVIAAVFLALGIWELRWQRRLVELGNKLNNQAFQTLRGLPKLRVAAAESFAYGAWAREFARSRELQQRADRIKNLTTVLNAVYLPLCSLVMFVLLAGPARGSLSAGAFLTFNTAVTMLLTSVTQLTGAFLSAAAALPMFEQIKPVLDEAPEVRGSGTRPGALSGEIEARGLSFRYTDDGPLVLDDVSLKVRPGEFVAIVGPSGCGKSTLLRLLIGFDRPVAGSVLYDGQDLAALDRAAVRRQCGVVLQHAQPLSGSILECICGAEAFTQEEVWEAARMAGLAEDIQRMPMGLHTMIANGGAVSGGQRQRLMIAQALVRRPRILFFDEATSALDNETQRVVIESTRALDATRVVIAHRLSTVLDADRVIVMSEGRVVQQGPPAELLADTGGRLHELVRRQLR; encoded by the coding sequence GTGACGTCCGTACACGGTTTCGCGGAGCCGGGCGCGCTCGGCCACGACCCGGTCCTGGCGGCGCTCGGCGGCCTCGGCCAGGAGGTCGACTGCACCGGTCTGCGCGGCTTCTCCCTGGAGGGGCCGCAGGTGCTGTGGCTGGTGGTGGGCGGCGCCCTCGACCTGTTCGCGGTGGACGCGGCGGCGCAGGGCCACTGGCACTTCCTCGGCCGCCTCGAACCCGGCACGCTGCTGCTCGGCCCGGTGGAGGGCCCCCAGCACACCCTCGTCGGCAGACCTCTGCGGGAGTGCGTGCTGCGCCGGATCCCGCTGCGGGAGCTGTACCGGTCCGCCTACGCCGACGCGATGGCGTACGAGAACGGCTACGGCAGCCACTACGACACCGGCGACGCGGCCCTCAGTCTGCTGGAACACGCCTTCTCGCTCGGTGTCGGGCGCGGCCAGCGCGTGCTGTTCGAGGCGCCGCTGGACGGCCGGACGACCCTCGACGAGCCGGTGGCCGACGACGACGTGCTGTGGCTGCCGGTCTCCCCCGGCAGCGTCCAGTACGGCGCCGCGTTCAGCGCCGAGGCGGCCGGGGACCTGCTGGTCGACGGGGCGCTGTGGCAGGGCATGGTCAACCGGCAGCACCGGCTGCTCGCCGCCCTCGACCGCTGGATCGAGCACATGGAGCGCGCGCACGAGGACCGCACGGCGGCCGGTATCAAGGCGGGCGAGGCCGTACGCGACGAGGCCGACCGGGCCCTGCTGACCTCCATCGGCCGCCCCGGCAGGACGCCTTCGCGCACGGCCGGGGCGAGCGACGACGCCACGTACGCCGTGTGCTCCCTCGTGGCCCGCGCGGCCGGGATCACGCTGACCGAGCCGTCCAGGAGCGGCGCGGTGAGCGAGCGCATCGACCCCGTCGAGCAGGTGGCGGTCGCCTCCCGGATCCGGACCAGGCCGGTGCGGCTCGACGGGAGCTGGTGGAGCGAGAACGCCGGGCCGCTGGTGGGCCACCGGGCGGGCGGAACGCCGGTCGCCCTGCTGTGGCGGCGCGGCGGGTACGAGGCGGTGAACCCGGCGACCGGGCGGCGCACCCGCGTCGGCGCGGCCAACGCCGAGGAGTTCGAGCAGCGGGCCGTCATGTTCTACCGGCCGCTGCCCGACACACCGCTGAGCAAGTGGGGGCTGCTGCGGTTCGGGCTCCGCGGCACCCGCGCCGATCTGCGCAACCTGGTCCTCGCCGGGCTGGTGACGGTCGGGCTCGGCGCGCTGGTGCCGCTCGCCACCGGCCAGGTGCTCGGGGTGTACGTACCGCGGGCCGAGACCAGCCTGATCGCCCAGGTCTCGCTGGCGATCATCGTCAGCGGTGTCGTGTCGGCGGCCTTCTCACTGCTGCAGAACCTGACGCTGCTGCGGATGGAGGGGCGCATCGAGAGCACGCTCCAACCGGCCGTGTGGGACCGGCTGCTGAGGCTGCCGACGAAGTTCTTCGCCGAGCGCTCCACCGGCGAGCTGGCGAGCGCGGCGATGGGGGTGAGCGCGATTCGCCGGGTGCTGTCCGGGCTGACCCCGGTGGTGGTCCAGGCGGGCACGGTCGGCGCGATGAACCTGGTGCTGCTGCTCTGCTTCAGCGTCCCGCTCGCCCTGGCCGCGCTCGGGATGCTCACCGTGATCGCGGCGGTGTTCCTCGCCCTGGGCATCTGGGAGCTGCGCTGGCAGCGCCGTCTGGTCGAGCTCGGCAACAAGCTCAACAACCAGGCGTTCCAGACCCTGCGCGGACTGCCCAAGCTGCGGGTTGCCGCGGCCGAGAGCTTCGCGTACGGGGCGTGGGCGCGGGAGTTCGCCCGCAGCCGGGAGCTCCAGCAGCGGGCGGACCGGATCAAGAACCTGACGACGGTGCTCAACGCCGTCTATCTGCCGCTGTGTTCCCTGGTGATGTTCGTGCTGCTGGCGGGTCCGGCGCGCGGGTCGCTTTCGGCCGGGGCCTTCCTGACGTTCAACACCGCCGTGACCATGCTGCTGACCTCGGTCACCCAGCTCACCGGCGCGTTCCTGTCGGCCGCCGCCGCGCTGCCGATGTTCGAACAGATCAAGCCGGTGCTCGACGAGGCGCCCGAGGTGCGGGGCAGCGGCACCCGGCCCGGCGCGCTGTCCGGGGAGATCGAGGCCCGGGGCCTGTCGTTCCGCTACACCGACGACGGCCCGCTGGTCCTGGACGACGTGTCCCTGAAGGTGCGGCCCGGCGAGTTCGTGGCGATCGTCGGCCCCAGCGGCTGCGGCAAGTCGACCCTGCTGAGGCTGCTGATCGGCTTCGACCGGCCGGTGGCGGGCAGTGTCCTGTACGACGGGCAGGACCTGGCGGCGCTCGACCGGGCGGCCGTGCGCCGCCAGTGCGGTGTGGTCCTCCAGCACGCCCAGCCGCTCAGCGGGTCGATCCTGGAGTGCATCTGCGGCGCGGAGGCGTTCACCCAGGAGGAGGTGTGGGAGGCGGCCCGGATGGCGGGGCTGGCCGAGGACATCCAGCGGATGCCGATGGGTTTGCACACCATGATCGCCAATGGCGGCGCGGTCTCCGGCGGCCAGCGCCAGCGGCTGATGATCGCCCAAGCCCTGGTCCGGCGCCCCCGGATCCTCTTCTTCGACGAGGCGACCAGCGCCCTCGACAACGAGACCCAGCGCGTCGTCATCGAGAGCACCCGCGCCCTGGACGCCACCCGCGTCGTGATCGCCCACCGGCTCTCCACGGTCCTGGACGCCGACCGTGTGATCGTGATGTCCGAGGGCCGCGTCGTACAGCAGGGGCCGCCCGCCGAACTCCTGGCGGACACGGGCGGACGGCTCCACGAGCTGGTGCGGCGGCAGCTGCGTTAG
- a CDS encoding DUF3574 domain-containing protein: MLHIRISTPAAAALVAIALLFATGGPVSEVAYGTAAASAARSTEESIEGRGSPYLSTHLYFGTGRHGGKPPITEEEFMKFVADVVTPRFPSGLTLQEGRGQWRDKDGDINRERSYELTVMYPVTEARTRDRDIEYIRHLYCTMYELESVGRADVRAQVSF, from the coding sequence ATGCTGCACATTCGGATTTCGACGCCCGCGGCCGCCGCCCTCGTGGCGATCGCGCTCCTCTTCGCCACCGGGGGCCCGGTCTCCGAGGTCGCCTATGGCACGGCCGCGGCCTCGGCCGCGCGGAGCACCGAGGAGAGCATCGAAGGGCGCGGCAGCCCGTACCTCTCCACGCACCTCTACTTCGGCACGGGCCGCCACGGCGGCAAGCCGCCCATCACCGAGGAGGAGTTCATGAAGTTCGTCGCCGACGTGGTCACCCCGCGCTTCCCCTCCGGCCTCACCCTCCAGGAGGGGCGCGGCCAGTGGCGCGACAAGGACGGCGACATCAACCGGGAGCGCTCGTACGAGCTGACGGTGATGTATCCCGTCACGGAGGCCCGTACCCGCGACCGCGACATCGAGTACATCCGTCACCTGTACTGCACGATGTACGAGCTGGAGTCCGTCGGGCGCGCCGACGTCCGGGCGCAGGTCAGCTTCTGA
- a CDS encoding toxin gives MLPDSALPSAEDRRRRRRLKKVRHTCEALLAKWGMEHGCGIEELHRFLSVQNRRPIHLIPMPFPERHLFGLWLKMDDFDVIAYEKAASQSHKEHIIAHELAHIAFQHRGSVNFDRGDAGQLFTDVEPGVVQSMLMRSRYSDDEEQEAETMASLILARATKRWLEPAWGVPEEAAEVVARIENGVGKPENG, from the coding sequence GTGCTGCCTGACTCAGCGTTACCGTCAGCGGAGGACCGTCGGCGCAGGCGCCGCCTGAAAAAGGTCCGCCACACCTGTGAGGCGCTGCTCGCGAAGTGGGGCATGGAGCACGGCTGCGGCATCGAGGAACTGCACCGCTTTCTCAGCGTCCAGAACCGGCGGCCGATCCATCTGATTCCGATGCCGTTCCCCGAGCGCCATCTCTTCGGTCTTTGGCTGAAAATGGACGACTTCGACGTCATCGCTTACGAGAAGGCCGCATCGCAGTCACACAAGGAACACATCATCGCCCATGAGCTGGCGCATATCGCCTTCCAGCACCGCGGCTCCGTGAATTTCGACCGCGGGGACGCGGGACAGCTGTTCACCGACGTCGAACCGGGGGTCGTCCAGAGCATGCTGATGCGCTCGCGCTACAGCGACGACGAGGAGCAGGAGGCCGAGACGATGGCCTCGTTGATCCTGGCCAGGGCCACCAAGCGATGGCTCGAACCCGCCTGGGGCGTGCCCGAGGAGGCCGCCGAGGTCGTCGCCCGGATCGAGAACGGTGTGGGGAAGCCGGAAAACGGATGA
- a CDS encoding DNA-binding protein codes for MSARTYRAASARAHTCAEEEPAALIPEALGAIERLVALDASHGATAAVPAVRETLRRIPQLSGVPARLRGHDRDLLAALAELSEVIGWILFDAGHYRRARRMNARALALAELCGDRATARLTLLNHSMLETHTGRPKAALEAAARVAGPRPLPALVGSLVLVRRAHATAMLGGSREAVALISRARSRFLDGASPNDPPWAWWIDRTELLGHEGWVLSRLRAWGRAVPLLYEATTAPGPSYRHLFTAELLSALVRARAWAEAEELIAQVAPRAAGIGSVRTTETLGATAVRLLARPGAPSNLRDAAAFLLESLPAGTGGPDPLAPRNHPA; via the coding sequence GTGAGCGCTCGGACGTACCGGGCCGCCTCGGCCCGCGCGCACACGTGTGCCGAGGAGGAGCCCGCCGCGCTGATCCCCGAAGCCCTGGGCGCGATCGAGCGCCTGGTCGCCCTCGACGCCTCGCACGGCGCCACGGCCGCGGTGCCCGCCGTGCGCGAGACCCTGCGCCGCATCCCACAGCTGTCGGGCGTACCCGCCCGGCTGCGCGGCCACGACCGCGATCTGCTCGCCGCCCTCGCCGAGTTGAGCGAGGTGATCGGCTGGATCCTCTTCGACGCGGGCCACTACCGCCGCGCGCGCCGGATGAACGCCCGGGCCCTCGCCCTCGCGGAGCTCTGCGGCGACCGGGCCACGGCCCGGCTGACCCTGCTCAACCACAGCATGCTGGAGACCCACACCGGCCGCCCGAAGGCCGCGCTGGAGGCCGCCGCCCGGGTGGCCGGGCCCCGGCCGCTGCCCGCCCTGGTGGGCAGCCTCGTCCTGGTCCGCCGGGCGCACGCGACCGCCATGCTGGGCGGGAGCCGGGAAGCCGTCGCGCTGATCTCCCGGGCCCGCAGCCGGTTCCTCGACGGCGCGTCCCCGAACGACCCTCCGTGGGCCTGGTGGATCGACCGCACCGAACTGCTCGGCCACGAGGGCTGGGTGCTCTCCCGGCTGCGCGCCTGGGGCCGGGCCGTCCCCCTGCTGTACGAGGCGACCACCGCGCCCGGCCCGTCCTACCGCCACCTGTTCACCGCCGAGCTGCTGTCCGCGCTGGTACGCGCGCGGGCCTGGGCCGAGGCGGAGGAGCTGATCGCCCAGGTCGCGCCGCGGGCCGCCGGGATCGGCTCCGTACGCACCACCGAGACGCTCGGTGCCACGGCGGTCCGGCTGCTCGCGCGCCCCGGAGCCCCGTCGAACCTGCGGGACGCGGCCGCCTTCCTGCTGGAGTCGCTGCCCGCCGGGACCGGCGGCCCCGATCCCCTCGCCCCTCGGAACCACCCGGCCTGA